One Senegalimassilia faecalis genomic window, CACGGGGCTCCTTCGCATGTTGGGAAGCCGCCGCGCTGCGTGCGCTAAGGCGCGGTTCGCTGTAGATCAGCGGTTTTCCTCGACGACCTCTCGATAGCTCTTCGTGTCATTATAGAGCTCGTCTTTAAGCGGGTTAAGGCGCCGTGCGCGGATTCGGCGTAGCTGGTAGGCGGCAAGGGCCGCATTGGCGATGAGCGCCACCAGGCTGACGGCGAAGAACGCGTTCGGGTTGTGGGTCGTGGGGATCTCGGCGAATGTTACGGGCGCTCCACCAGGGTTTTGACGCGGCCCTTCTCGTCCCATGCGGCCG contains:
- a CDS encoding DUF5692 family protein, producing MGREGPRQNPGGAPVTFAEIPTTHNPNAFFAVSLVALIANAALAAYQLRRIRARRLNPLKDELYNDTKSYREVVEENR